The proteins below are encoded in one region of Malaclemys terrapin pileata isolate rMalTer1 chromosome 8, rMalTer1.hap1, whole genome shotgun sequence:
- the LPAR3 gene encoding lysophosphatidic acid receptor 3 isoform X1: MNECHYDKRMDFFYNMSNTDTVDEWSGTNLVIVLCFGTFFCLFIFISNSLVIAAVVKNKRFHFPFYYLLANLAAADFFAGIAYVYLMFNTGPVSKTLTVNRWFLRQGLLDTSLTASLANLFVIAVERHMSVVRMRVHSNLTKKRVTFLILLIWAIAIFMGAVPTLGWNCLCNISTCSSLAPIYSRSYLIFWTVSNLVVFFIMVVVYLRIYMYVQRKTNVLSPHTSGSISRRRTPMKLMKTVMTVLGAFVVCWTPGLVVLLLDGLNCTHCGVQHVKRWFLLLALLNSVMNPVIYSYKDDEMSNTMRRIMCCSSDDKNQERRSSRIPSTVLSRSTDTTGQYIEDSIIQGTISGKGNS, encoded by the exons atGAACGAATGCCACTATGATAAACGTATGGACTTTTTTTATAACATGAGCAACACTGACACAGTAGATGAGTGGTCAGGGACAAACCTTGTTATTGTTTTATGTTTTGGGACCTTCTTCtgcctgtttatttttatttcaaattcacTGGTCATAGCAGCTGTGGTCAAAAACAAAAGATTTCATTTCCCCTTCTACTATCTGCTAGCCAATCTAGCTGCTGCAGACTTTTTTGCTGGCATTGCCTATGTATACTTGATGTTCAACACTGGCCCTGTGTCCAAAACGCTAACTGTTAACCGATGGTTTTTGCGTCAGGGGCTTCTGGACACCAGCCTGACAGCTTCTCTGGCTAATTTATTTGTGATAGCTGTTGAGCGACACATGTCAGTAGTGCGGATGAGGGTTCACAGTAACCTCACAAAGAAAAGAGtcacttttttaattttattgatCTGGGCCATTGCTATTTTTATGGGGGCTGTGCCTACTTTGGGTTGGAACTGCCTTTGCAATATCTCAACCTGTTCTTCCCTGGCTCCTATttatagcagaagttatctgatattctggactgtctccaatctAGTTGTTTTCTTCATTATGGTGGTGGTTTACCTAAGAATCTACATGTACGTCCAGAGGAAAACTAATGTCTTATCTCCACACACTAGTGGATCCATCAGCCGTAGGAGGACACCAATGAAGCTTATGAAGACAGTCATGACCGTCTTAG gTGCATTTGTTGTCTGTTGGACCCCTGGGTTGGTGGTTCTGCTGCTTGATGGTCTGAACTGCACTCATTGTGGGGTTCAGCATGTGAAAAGATGGTTCCTTCTCCTGGCCTTGCTCAACTCTGTCATGAATCCAGTCATTTACTCTTACAAAGATGATGAAATGTCCAACACCATGAGACGGATCATGTGCTGCTCTTCTGATGATAAAAACCAGGAGAGACGATCTTCAAGGATTCCTTCAACAGTGCTCAGCAGGAGCACAGATACTACCGGTCAATATATTGAAGACAGCATTATTCAAGGGACTATCAGTGGCAAAGGAAACTCATGA
- the LPAR3 gene encoding lysophosphatidic acid receptor 3 isoform X2 — MNECHYDKLVFFIMVVVYLRIYMYVQRKTNVLSPHTSGSISRRRTPMKLMKTVMTVLGAFVVCWTPGLVVLLLDGLNCTHCGVQHVKRWFLLLALLNSVMNPVIYSYKDDEMSNTMRRIMCCSSDDKNQERRSSRIPSTVLSRSTDTTGQYIEDSIIQGTISGKGNS; from the exons atGAACGAATGCCACTATGATAAAC TTGTTTTCTTCATTATGGTGGTGGTTTACCTAAGAATCTACATGTACGTCCAGAGGAAAACTAATGTCTTATCTCCACACACTAGTGGATCCATCAGCCGTAGGAGGACACCAATGAAGCTTATGAAGACAGTCATGACCGTCTTAG gTGCATTTGTTGTCTGTTGGACCCCTGGGTTGGTGGTTCTGCTGCTTGATGGTCTGAACTGCACTCATTGTGGGGTTCAGCATGTGAAAAGATGGTTCCTTCTCCTGGCCTTGCTCAACTCTGTCATGAATCCAGTCATTTACTCTTACAAAGATGATGAAATGTCCAACACCATGAGACGGATCATGTGCTGCTCTTCTGATGATAAAAACCAGGAGAGACGATCTTCAAGGATTCCTTCAACAGTGCTCAGCAGGAGCACAGATACTACCGGTCAATATATTGAAGACAGCATTATTCAAGGGACTATCAGTGGCAAAGGAAACTCATGA